The sequence below is a genomic window from Lolium perenne isolate Kyuss_39 chromosome 7, Kyuss_2.0, whole genome shotgun sequence.
TTCAGgactctgtgtgctaacaccaaatgattcagagtgggatcctcatcttcctcggcatgaggtatatgagaaaactacgAACATagtagttctactgacttgtgctgccttatctcaaggattgccttgaataggcccatatggtaggctgtggtgatagttttggcttctccgtatggcattatacgactcatcagcagtttttctggtagttggaccgatactctgcacttggctaggatttccccatcatagtaggtatacttgataacaggtatccgtggatcacaatgaagttccttcagcatcccacataggagagctgttattggtccatcataatcaccgagccatccctcaaccttcctcaaagtcctcttaggaaaagtgttcgccattatggctgtatacaaaagcagaatattagtagtgataatgcatcataatagctataataaagaattatcgcactaaaatatatggttttgctattctcaagtgaataatcaccatatttctagagaatcctttactatttctactagactcctacaggtttcttccctatactaggtttttccaacctaaggtcgcaacatttgctctgataccagctgcggtgacccagcataccactgcatgttgtagtatacaagtcgttgatatgatctttgcgaagggacttcttcaaaatttgccatatccctcagagtggtacaacagaaacattgcaggtcataacactccatactttattacaaacatggtcttaacaagttggtattctcacaggtcctatgagaacaccctaagatactacttaagtacgattacaactcataacaaatataaagagctcaacaacttatttaggtaagttctacgttgctcggctctatgatgctagggtatgtcactactcctccacctccgtgtcatctggtccgtagactatcccatagtctacgccttctactccgccggtaagatcaggttcttcgtagaccagctcgtaacttccttctggtgctccatcattgatggcctccacttccggatcacagtctagcaagggtgtcaaaagaaagtgagtacagaggtactcagcaagttctaaaagagtaaaaaggtgtttgatgcactagctacgaccattgatcaggaaatcgcaggtcaatgcatgttttgaaatcatttcttcaaaaggttgcttttattatgaaaactatgcccgtcagtcttcacaggttgactagaacttcgtggagttcctttcctgccgcgttcgcagttcccttcccggaacaaggtgtgacagccacaatttgatacactctgcagaggtgcgttacttttcccacaagagatctcaccctttttgccatccgcagggacttgcccccgttcacacttcctttggtgtgaggccaggtataaagatccaagcccacaccgccttctccacgactgcaaacccacccttttgtccaaccgtacacctccagtagacttcccccgataatacggctttactcatggtgtactccggacaatccctcatagatcgtagagcttatcatcactaatggatggggatttaaaaggctatcccaacctattgcggcagtgcctccagcaccccaccggctctccgatccgttggcgtgcagaagggaaaagatacggctggcttccccagagccattatagatctcatggtcaacgcggtttgtacggcgctagaatcactggacggcattggtaattaatcctagggtgatataacccattgcaatggaacctccaccatatcaacacataccatggttccattgccagccacatagtcatattcatagttgtaaagtaacatttcatttgcgatgcaggaatgataagtatatagatttgcattaaagtagtagaaaatactcaagttgacatgagcaagggtgaacttgcacgtggactcgcgagatagtgcggttcaatgcgcttgatggaacctggacctcgggttctgtaagaagcatcattgtccggtaaggacaatgttataaaatccaaataatgcaatcatggatgtattattttatgttaaatccctttaccccgctgaattatatcaatttagggttgcgtttaagatttatgtctttgacagtaatttacaattgatttaaaagtataaaccatttcaattcacacaaagtacaacaattcaaagtaaaactatttacttggtgattcctttaatcatttcaaaaataattgaaaattatagagttacctctatagtttttggaaataaaaggagtatagtatttttctgggaaaaatacccttttcaatagaaatgacttggaatattagaatttcattttgaaatgcttgaaaataagtatttgaacttatttgaggtttttccttgaattttaaatacaaggaaataataattttaaattccaagttattatttaaattcttaaaattcataattttgaatttgtttcataaattccatttcatattttattctggttaagatttatttttcattcattaatccaatttttaatggatttttagagttgtatttgatttatcaaaatttggtaaagttctggccttttattaaatgttaaaagaccaaaatacccccctggacccatattgggcccagcccaataacctaaacccagggatggcccaataaggctaatccccttttgggttcggtggcgccgaagcggcccacctcactctcactcactcggccctctcactcgctcgacctaaccctaatctctctcgcgacgcgctggcgatggcgtcgccgccatggccgccgccgagctccggccatcgccgtgcttccctgacctcgccacctacctgatctggaccgccgcgagacggtctatcgatctgtccgcgtggtttcctcgattgcttcctctcctggcgaatcgcctcctctctggatctcgtggaaaaTCGCCTTGAGCGATTGggtgatctccgacgagctctcgccgtcgacgtgtgcgtctctgagaccgacctggcgcgggtgctgcttgcagtacctgtgccgtcgtctccgtgccgtgctgctgtggtggtgttcgtcggcgtaacgccggcgccttccctggttttgcagctgctatggccgcgcgagcactgcctcgccatgccatagcctctgccaccaggcgcgtgtaagttgccctgctccttctccttctcttaCCTGTGCACCTCTccaagctactgtgcttcttcttccttatgctctgttgctttctggtgatcctgtgatcacacagaactCTGCTATGGTTACTTAATCCTCCTATGCTTCCCtttgctgcaagctcatggcccaatcaccagtttctggtactggccagtgttgccttgcttgctgtacatgctctgtttgcttatctgttgctcctagcctGCTTTAATCTAGCTATGCTCTGTTGtgcttgcttatgagcttgctatgccatgcagtacttgcttatgggcttgcttgtgcttactggcatgttacacttgcttgtctaggtgtgctGTGgttcatcagtgacacttgtgagtgCCAGTGGTGCTTGGGAAATGCTtatgtgcttcctatgcaagccaatgatctattggatcattccttgcttgttggctaacctctctgtgtaacttggcttgctataattgatccatttgatcaattcaattatcagtgatagcttactggttaatactgtgactaaatgattcaattatcttgtgatgctgatgctcaagcatcactatgatgttgcttacttgtgctgttgcccatcttagctatctagacttgctctagtggctatggattaaactgtgttgcttaacagtatgctactgtcaatgcttagcatggatctgtgataaattcatgcttgtattacttaaattatgatgaactgcttatgcagtgatgattaaatTACTTGTTTGTATCTGAAGTTGCTGTGCATGATTCTTTTAtaagcaattagagtctgaatccatttctggatagtgatgctttgtatttggcttggccttgggatggttctaagtgtgctgtgacctcagtagccttgctactgactggttgctcacatggttggttggatcttgttggctactcatctttgcttgcatatttggggatcataataaatatgaatgccaatatgcttgcctgtgaagaaatctagggtttactgatggttgcatgcttaggattttctgtgtagtcttggttagctgctaaaccttgcaatacatctactggtgctatctgtgcatgagatcttgctagtgtgtgcatctgtgcatgatttctagcttctgtgcacaagatctgtatctggatggtttctatcttaGTAGCTTCTAGACtgacagtgatccttggtgaaaccaagtgatgatctacctttttgagcatctgctcatcccatgcttatttcatgcatatgtgatggatcagatccattggatctgtccaggtatttggtataccttgttccagctcctagaaagaaatgttttgttgatgcagacttgggtttgtgtcacagcccttcacctccaggtcttggatgatcttctcaggtcaccatgatttctggtggttgagtggttgtgtgtgttggttctgttcttgagcaagaactggatgaactatgttgtgctaccttcaccttaccttgtgaatccttatctggtcgattggttactgtttctagggtttgtgccccttttatatgaactctacttctgttcttgcaatgacacacaagcctggcttgctttggtgactaagcttgtGCATTGCCTTGTTGTTGCCTACCCAGCACatatgagctgtgtgctctcatatgctgaaacttgagcccctggtggtgctcaggtttggtctgctgttgcccttatcttgtgctgtccttggttttggacaagcacaagtgtgcatgacacttggttctgtccaaactgaattctttggctaacactaacattctggctagtgttggtgttttattttgcaggtttttgaagatgaacatgaccagaagatattctccaagtcctttagtctaggttttagtttaggaacaatattgtaatcttcattttcatttctgtttattattcatcaattcttgtatcaagaatattgtaaagacaatgtaatctgtgttgtgatatcaataaagctcaaattttacttatgagcttttgatttgtgtaatgtttatattctggaataaatgttgtatttattattcactttgaaattcaaagttatttgaattcataatttgtttttgaattgtgaTTTCAATGTCCATATTCATTTATACTTAATGTTTGATATTCCAAATGCATTTTACTTGTTAAATGAAATCAATACCCCAAattaacaagatacaaaagagatcatgtcgaaatttccctaactcacattgcctaaccctaagtgcaaaatgagagagaacctcgatccctcttaggtttagttgcaataaggcgcgaaaatttcccccgttttgcgatgaaatgcacatcccatttctaaatctacccttcgttgttcctatgttgtgGGTTATTACATCCGCCATTAGCCTTATCCTTGGCAGCCCACAAAAAGCCTCTCAGCCCCTTCTCAATTTCCTCCAGAACCCACACCGGAGCTTCCGCAACCAGCAGGTGGTGTATGGGCCTCGCTGTCATCACTGCCTGTACCAAGACGACCCTACCCGCCTTGGTGATCAGACCTCTTTGCCACGGTGGAACAATCTTCACCGCCGCGTCAATCATGGGTTGCCATTGCGCCCTAGTTAGGGGTTTTAATGCCAGTTGGAGCCCAAGATATCTGATGGGGAAGTCGGCTATCTGGCAAGTTAGGATTgcggacaccctctccctctccagcTCAGCACCCCTGATCATCGTCGCTGCCGTCTTGCTGCAGTTAACACGCAACCCAGAGGCATCACCAAAGATCCTTAACAGTTCTCTTACTGTCACAAGATCCCGCACTGTAGGTTTCACAAAAAccaccacatcatccgcaaagatCGAGAGTCTTTGCACCTGGGAACATCTGCCAATTGGGGATAAGAGCTCCCGAGCCGCAGCTTGGCAGAACATCAGCGTCACCACCTCCATGGCCAAAACAAAGAGTTGGGGAGATAGTGGGTCACCTTGCCTAACCCCCTGGCATGCCGAATTTTTCTACCCGGGACACCATTGACCAGAATCTTtgtgcttgccgtacgcagagcaATCTGAATCCATTGCATCCAACAATCCGGGAATCCCATCCTCGCAAGAATCTCCAGCAGAAAAGACCAAGACAGGGAGTCAAAGGCTCTAGAAATGTCAAGTTTCAGCAGCACCCCTTGCTCTTTGGAGGTGTGGATTTTCCTCGCTAGCTGGCGAACTAGAAGGAAGTTGTCATGGAGATTCCTGCCCTTTATGAATGCCGATTGATATCGCGTAATTGGAACGGCAACATGATAACAATGCGTACATGACGTAGCAGTTAGCTTTAACTGCTTGTACCGCTGTGATATTTAGTTTTTGAAAGCAAACACATCTGAAGTTGATTGGTACTCGCTCCAACATCTGTGGATCTATTCTTGGTTTTCGAAAACTCAAAACACTTGATTAAGAGATACGGCCACGTTTCTGTCTACATACCTATATCTGGACGGGATGTAACCTCTTGGAAAAAATGTTACAATTTAATTTCACATTAGCAGTACTAAATTGAAGGTAAAAGAACatataaaattgaatgaaagtacgTACTTGTAAATTTCAAGATAATTGTATCAGCTAATTATTCAATTGCTTTCGTTGAACCAACGTGTTACTACGGAAGAGAGATATGACCAGTCTGACTTATCCGTCTGAATTTCACCCGAAATTAGCACGGATCCTCCAAAAAAAAACAATATGGGCTTAGCAAGCACTGGTTGCACTTGGACAAGCACAGAGCTGGGCCTGGCACTACCAGGAAGAGGCTTTCCTCGGCCGAACAAACCCGCATCGATGggctccgccgccgattcattcTCCATCCCATCGCCGACGACCTATCCGATGAAGAGCCGCGGCGCCGCCGTAGAAAGCGCGACGCTAGCCGTAGACTGGCGCTCCGTGTTCACGGGCGGCGGCTTGGAGGCAGATCTGTCGCCACCGGCAACCGTCGCTGTCACCGCTAGCTCTGCGCGCTCCGCCTCTTCGCCAGCGCATCCCACGAAGAAAGGCGGCGGCGAACGCGTGGAAATGGACTGGGGTTCCATGTTCAGGGCAGGGCGCGCTGAGCCGCCGGAGGCCGAGCTCTCGCCGTccgcgccggccaccgtcgccaTGAAGTGTGCCGATTGCTTCTCCGTCACTTCGCCGGCTCGTACGACGAAGAAAAGCCGTGCACTCCAGTCTATAGACTGGAGTGGTATGTTCAAGGCCGAAAGCGCACAGCCACTGGAAGCTGAGATCTCGCCGCCGGCAACCGGCCCTGTCGCCCCAAGGTATGCACACCCCGCCGATTCCTTCTCTGCCTCTTGTGCGACGCCCCTGAATCGTGGCGCGAGTGGAGATGTAGACTGGAGGGCTCTGTTCAAGGCCTCTTCACCACCGTGCCCCCTGAAGAAACGCGGCGCACCCGTGAATATGGACTGGAGTGGCATGTTCAAGGCCTCATCACCACCGCATTACATGAAGAAACACAGTGCATCAAAGGATATAGATTGGACTGCCATGTTCAAGGCCTCATCGATGTCACGTTCCATGAAGAAACCTAGTGCATCAACGGATATAGATTGGACTGCCATGTTCAAGGCCTCATCGATGTCACGTCCCATGAAGAAACCCAGTGCATCAAAGGATATAGATTGGACTGCCATGTTCAAGGCCACATCGCTGCCGCGTCCTATGAAGAAACCCAGTGCATCAAAGGATATAGATTGGACTGCCATGTTCAAGGCCACATCGCCGCCGCGTCCTATGAAGAAACCCAGTGCATCAAAGGATATAGATTGGACTGCCATGTTCAAGGCCTCATCGATGTCACGTCCCATGAAGAAACGCAGTGCATCAAAGGATATAGATTGGACTGCCATGTTCAAGGCCTCATCGATGTCATGTCCCATGAAGAAACGCAGTGCATCAGCGGATATAGATTGGACTGCCATGTTCAAAGCCACATCGCCGCCGCGTCCTATGAAGAAACGCAGTGCATCAAAGGATATAGATTGGACTGCCATGTTCAAGACCACATCGCCGCCGCGTCCTATGAAGAAACGCAGTGCATCAGCGGATATAGATTGGACTGCCATGTTCAAGGCCACATCGCCGCCGCGTCCTATGAAGAAACGCAGTGCATCAGAGGATATAGATTGGACTGCCATGTTCAAGGCCTCATCGATGTCACGTCCCATGAAGAAACGCAGTGCATCAGCGGATATAGATTGGACTGCCATGTTCAAGGCCACATCGCCGCCGCGTCCTATGAAGAAACGCAGTGCATCAGCGGATATAGATTGGACTGCCATGTTCAAGGCCAGAATCGCAGAGCCACCCAAGGCCAATCTCTCACCAGAGGCACCTGACCCTGTCGCCCTAAGTTCTGCAAGCTGTGCCCATTTCATTTCGGCCTCTCCGCGGGGGGGCACATCTGATGAGGAAACCTGGTGCACGGAAAGACATTGACTGGAGAACCATGTTCAACACTTGAATTGCAGAGGCGCCAGAGGCTGAGCTCTCTCCACCGACACACCCACTGTCATTCCTAGGTATGTACGCTTGCCCTGCCCTCGCGTAACCCAATTTTCTTGTCTTTTTTCTTGTAATGTTCAGTTGTCGAACTAGAATGATAGAATCAGATGGGTGATCAGCTAGTAGTCTCATGTCCTTATGGATGTTGGTTAATTTGTCTTTGCTCGTGGGCCTCCATGATTGTTGAATGCTGATCTTCCTGCCCCTGCGCAATGCTCAGATTCAGTACAAGTGCGAAACTATGGGCCTAGATGGAAATACAAGTTTTCAGGGTAAAAATGGGAGCGTATTGTGGTATTTGTTTGCTGTGAAGATAGAAAATTTCGGCAATTGATGTTCTTTGTTTTGACTTTTGAGGATACTCTACAAAGCATAAAGGCACTCTGGCATGACATCGGAATATATACACATATCTGGCTAAATAAAAAGTTGTATTTGTATAAAACATCGATCTTCTGTTTGTTTTAGTGTAATAGTTTACTGTTATTGAAACGTAACATGTTGATATTGTAGAATCTAGCAGGATCATCTAGCTCTAGTTTGAGCCACAAAAAGAGAAGATCAGTAGTACCTTGATCTGAAGATGCAGTCATCTCTTTGAAGTATTGCTCACACCACTTGAGGATggagcaatttgtgcttgattctTCCCAGTGCCTTTTTAGGGCTAGCCTGATCGGTGGCTTAGTTTGAGTGAGAGAGTGTGAGAGAGAGGCCGAGCGATGGCCGTGTGTTCTCTACTCTTCTAGGGTCATTTGACCCCTTTATATATGTTTAGCACTATGCACTAGGGGAACCAGCACCGTTGGATCAAAATCGATGTCTCCGATCAAGACACCACATAAGGATAGGTGGCCATTTACTGTAGCGTAACTGTAGTGCCGCCTTACTGTAGCTACTGTAGTGCCGCCCTACTGTAGCAACCCAAAAAGATCTGACCTAGGAGAGCAGCCTAGATCACCAAAATAtccaacattctcccccttgatcgtaAGGCTGATCATTATAAGCTCATTTTTCAACAAAATAATGCACTAAGACGAAAAGATTATAATGGTCTGTTAGGTACCATTTAATCTAGTGACTAtagcacattacttcatatcaaaaTGAAACTCTTTAATTTATGAGCTCCATAAACTTTATTCACATCATATATTAACTTAATTTACATAATTCTTTACATAAACATCATAAATATTACAGACTCATCTTTCGATAAAATGGTACACCAAGACAAT
It includes:
- the LOC127311485 gene encoding uncharacterized protein, translating into MGSAADSFSIPSPTTYPMKSRGAAVESATLAVDWRSVFTGGGLEADLSPPATVAVTASSARSASSPAHPTKKGGGERVEMDWGSMFRAGRAEPPEAELSPSAPATVAMKCADCFSVTSPARTTKKSRALQSIDWSGMFKAESAQPLEAEISPPATGPVAPRYAHPADSFSASCATPLNRGASGDVDWRALFKASSPPCPLKKRGAPVNMDWSGMFKASSPPHYMKKHSASKDIDWTAMFKASSMSRSMKKPSASTDIDWTAMFKASSMSRPMKKPSASKDIDWTAMFKATSLPRPMKKPSASKDIDWTAMFKATSPPRPMKKPSASKDIDWTAMFKASSMSRPMKKRSASKDIDWTAMFKASSMSCPMKKRSASADIDWTAMFKATSPPRPMKKRSASKDIDWTAMFKTTSPPRPMKKRSASADIDWTAMFKATSPPRPMKKRSASEDIDWTAMFKASSMSRPMKKRSASADIDWTAMFKATSPPRPMKKRSASADIDWTAMFKARIAEPPKANLSPEAPDPVALSSASCAHFISASPRGGTSDEETWCTERH